A stretch of Arthrobacter sp. NEB 688 DNA encodes these proteins:
- a CDS encoding TspO/MBR family protein → MSAATVTSTAPTSADRLRQVGVTLAEVFCVIGTLVGVGVIGTRVEESSGGALAADATLVAPAGPAFSIWTPIYIGLLGYTIWQWLPQQATDRRHRAIGWLVAVSMVLNAAWLLVTQQGWLWASVAVIVALALTLGLLVRRLQENPSYGHAETVLVDGTFGLYLGWVTVATVANVTTTLIESGIDPSGFVAEVLAVVVLAVAAALGVLFARRLGARWAVAVAMAWGLGWIAWGRLTDEPRSALVGLAAVVAALVVLSAVARIRRPAVTA, encoded by the coding sequence ATGAGCGCCGCGACCGTCACCTCGACCGCCCCCACCTCGGCCGACCGCCTCCGTCAGGTGGGCGTCACGCTCGCCGAGGTCTTCTGCGTCATCGGCACCCTCGTCGGCGTCGGGGTCATCGGCACCCGGGTCGAGGAGTCCTCCGGCGGCGCCCTCGCCGCCGACGCGACCCTCGTCGCGCCCGCCGGGCCGGCCTTCTCGATCTGGACGCCGATCTACATCGGCCTGCTCGGCTACACGATCTGGCAGTGGCTCCCCCAGCAGGCCACCGACCGCCGGCACCGCGCCATCGGCTGGCTCGTCGCCGTCTCGATGGTCCTCAACGCCGCGTGGCTGCTCGTGACCCAGCAGGGATGGCTCTGGGCCAGCGTCGCGGTCATCGTCGCGCTCGCCCTGACGCTCGGCCTGCTCGTCCGCCGGCTCCAGGAGAACCCCTCCTACGGCCACGCCGAGACCGTGCTCGTCGACGGCACCTTCGGCCTCTACCTCGGCTGGGTCACCGTGGCGACGGTCGCCAACGTCACGACGACCCTCATCGAGAGCGGCATCGACCCCTCGGGCTTCGTCGCCGAGGTGCTCGCCGTCGTCGTCCTCGCCGTCGCCGCCGCCCTCGGTGTGCTCTTCGCCCGCAGGCTCGGCGCCCGCTGGGCCGTGGCCGTCGCGATGGCGTGGGGCCTGGGCTGGATCGCCTGGGGCCGCCTGACCGACGAGCCGCGCTCGGCCCTCGTCGGCCTCGCCGCGGTCGTCGCCGCGCTCGTCGTCCTCTCGGCGGTCGCCCGCATCCGCCGCCCGGCCGTCACGGCCTGA
- a CDS encoding ribonuclease E inhibitor RraB produces MTEHLIVFPDRETAEDVADGLREDGFDDVRVVREALAGEDDAEDHEWGVLVREEMVVDESRPVAQGLRERFAALAEERGGWYDPDPAG; encoded by the coding sequence ATGACCGAGCACCTCATCGTCTTCCCCGACCGCGAGACCGCCGAGGACGTCGCGGACGGCCTGCGCGAGGACGGGTTCGACGACGTGCGCGTCGTGCGGGAGGCGCTGGCCGGCGAGGACGACGCCGAGGACCACGAGTGGGGCGTGCTCGTGCGCGAGGAGATGGTCGTCGACGAGAGCCGGCCGGTCGCCCAGGGCCTGCGCGAGCGCTTCGCCGCCCTCGCCGAGGAGCGCGGCGGCTGGTACGACCCCGACCCCGCGGGCTGA
- a CDS encoding AAA family ATPase — protein sequence MELKPTTKVAEALALAQRAAQAAGHAEITPDHLTSAAVRLDTPLADALLTAAGTGAQHVLGQADARLRALPTTSGATAQPPTFGREAVAVLQQADTLMRAKGDTFLALDLVLLALAETGHLAAVEKRGAADIERTIDELRGGRTVTSETQAETGEALAQYGTDLTQAARDGQLDPVIGRDEEIRRVVQVLSRRTKNNPVLIGEPGVGKTAVVEGLAQRIVDGDVPESLRGKRLVSLDLAAMVAGAKYRGEFEERLKAVLEEIKGSDGQVVTFIDELHTVVGAGASGESAMDAGNMLKPMLARGELRLVGATTLDEFREHIEKDPALERRFQQVFVGEPSVEDTVAILRGLKERYEAHHKVEIEDSALVAAAALSDRYITGRKLPDKAIDLVDEAASRLRMEIDSSPVEIDVLRRQVDRLKMEELHLGRETDEASQERLGRLRADLADATEQLDALNARWAAEKEGLNRVGDLKARLDDLRTRADRLQRDGDYEGASRVLYGDIPALEKELDAAQAAETALGGADLMVKERVGADDIAEVIAAWTGIPAGRLLQGETEKLLSMESIIGARLIGQTEAVRAVSDAVRRSRAGIADPDRPTGSFLFLGPTGVGKTELAKSLADFLFDDERAMVRLDMSEYSERHSVARLVGAPPGYVGYEEGGQLTEAVRRRPYSVVLLDEVEKAHPETFDILLQVLDDGRLTDGQGRTVDFRNVILVMTSNLGSQYLIDPTLDPEARRNAVLAAVRGAFKPEFLNRLDEVVVFDPLSRDELAHIVDLQVRALSTRLRDRRITLEVSADAKAWLAATGYDPAYGARPLRRLVQKEVGDRLATALLAGRVRDGDTVRVDLDATGDGLALA from the coding sequence ATGGAGCTCAAGCCGACGACGAAGGTCGCGGAGGCCCTCGCGCTCGCCCAGCGCGCCGCGCAGGCCGCCGGCCACGCCGAGATCACGCCCGACCACCTGACGAGCGCCGCCGTGCGCCTCGACACCCCCCTCGCCGACGCCCTGCTCACCGCCGCGGGCACCGGCGCCCAGCACGTCCTCGGGCAGGCCGACGCCCGGCTGCGCGCCCTGCCGACGACGAGCGGCGCCACCGCCCAGCCGCCGACCTTCGGTCGCGAGGCCGTCGCGGTCCTCCAGCAGGCCGACACGCTGATGCGCGCCAAGGGCGACACCTTCCTCGCGCTCGACCTCGTCCTCCTCGCGCTCGCCGAGACCGGGCACCTCGCCGCCGTCGAGAAGCGCGGCGCGGCCGACATCGAGCGGACCATCGACGAGCTGCGCGGCGGCCGCACGGTCACCTCCGAGACGCAGGCCGAGACCGGCGAGGCGCTCGCGCAGTACGGCACCGACCTCACCCAGGCCGCCCGCGACGGCCAGCTCGACCCGGTCATCGGCCGTGACGAGGAGATCCGCCGCGTCGTCCAGGTCCTCTCGCGCCGCACGAAGAACAACCCCGTCCTCATCGGCGAGCCCGGCGTCGGCAAGACCGCCGTCGTCGAGGGCCTCGCCCAGCGCATCGTCGACGGCGACGTCCCCGAGTCGCTGCGCGGCAAGCGGCTGGTCAGCCTCGACCTCGCGGCGATGGTCGCCGGCGCGAAGTACCGCGGCGAGTTCGAGGAGCGGCTCAAGGCCGTCCTCGAGGAGATCAAGGGCAGCGACGGCCAGGTCGTCACGTTCATCGACGAGCTGCACACCGTCGTCGGCGCCGGCGCGAGCGGGGAGTCGGCGATGGACGCCGGCAACATGCTCAAGCCGATGCTCGCGCGCGGCGAGCTGCGCCTCGTCGGCGCGACGACCCTCGACGAGTTCCGCGAGCACATCGAGAAGGACCCCGCCCTCGAGCGCCGCTTCCAGCAGGTGTTCGTCGGCGAGCCCTCCGTCGAGGACACCGTCGCCATCCTGCGCGGCCTCAAGGAGCGCTACGAGGCGCACCACAAGGTCGAGATCGAGGACAGCGCGCTCGTCGCCGCGGCGGCGCTCTCGGACCGGTACATCACCGGTCGCAAGCTGCCGGACAAGGCGATCGACCTCGTCGACGAGGCCGCGTCCCGGCTGCGGATGGAGATCGACTCCAGCCCCGTCGAGATCGACGTCCTGCGCCGTCAGGTCGACCGCCTGAAGATGGAGGAGCTGCACCTCGGCCGCGAGACCGACGAGGCCTCGCAGGAGCGGCTCGGCCGGCTGCGCGCCGACCTCGCCGACGCGACCGAGCAGCTCGACGCGCTCAACGCCCGCTGGGCCGCCGAGAAGGAGGGCCTCAACCGCGTCGGCGACCTCAAGGCGCGCCTGGACGACCTGCGCACCCGCGCCGACCGCCTCCAGCGCGACGGTGACTACGAGGGCGCCTCGCGCGTCCTCTACGGTGACATCCCCGCGCTCGAGAAGGAGCTCGACGCCGCGCAGGCCGCCGAGACCGCCCTCGGTGGCGCCGACCTCATGGTCAAGGAGCGCGTCGGGGCCGACGACATCGCCGAGGTCATCGCGGCCTGGACCGGCATCCCCGCCGGCCGGCTGCTCCAGGGCGAGACCGAGAAGCTGCTCTCGATGGAGTCGATCATCGGCGCGCGGCTCATCGGCCAGACCGAGGCCGTCCGTGCCGTCTCGGACGCGGTGCGCCGCAGCCGGGCCGGCATCGCCGACCCCGACCGGCCGACCGGGTCCTTCCTCTTCCTCGGCCCGACGGGCGTCGGCAAGACCGAGCTCGCGAAGTCGCTCGCGGACTTCCTCTTCGACGACGAGCGGGCGATGGTCCGCCTCGACATGTCCGAGTACTCCGAGCGCCACTCGGTCGCCCGGCTCGTCGGGGCCCCGCCCGGCTACGTCGGCTACGAGGAGGGCGGCCAGCTGACCGAGGCCGTGCGGCGCCGCCCGTACTCGGTCGTGCTGCTCGACGAGGTCGAGAAGGCCCACCCGGAGACGTTCGACATCCTCCTGCAGGTGCTCGACGACGGCCGGCTCACCGACGGCCAGGGGCGCACGGTCGACTTCCGCAACGTCATCCTCGTCATGACGAGCAACCTCGGGTCGCAGTACCTCATCGACCCGACGCTCGACCCCGAGGCGCGGCGCAACGCGGTGCTCGCCGCCGTGCGGGGCGCGTTCAAGCCGGAGTTCCTCAACCGGCTCGACGAGGTCGTCGTCTTCGACCCGCTCTCGCGCGACGAGCTCGCCCACATCGTCGACCTCCAGGTGCGGGCGCTCTCGACCCGGCTGCGCGACCGCCGGATCACGCTCGAGGTGTCGGCCGACGCCAAGGCCTGGCTCGCGGCGACCGGGTACGACCCGGCGTACGGGGCGCGCCCGCTGCGCCGGCTCGTGCAGAAGGAGGTCGGCGACCGCCTGGCCACGGCCCTGCTCGCCGGCCGGGTGCGCGACGGTGACACCGTGCGCGTCGACCTCGACGCGACCGGCGACGGCCTGGCCCTCGCCTGA